The window GtagtataatttaaaatattggcaATAACATACTGTCAAATGCGCCTGTCATAATGCTATTGAAATTCATATTTCAAGGGACTATAAAAACACCAAGCAAAAAGTTAagtaaagtaaaagcaaaactaatACCTTTGTCATAACAAAACATTCAAGCGTTATGGAAAAGAGAAACTTATCGGGCAAGCACTGCTGAAAATCACTGTCTCTCACCATGAAGTTCTCAGTTTTGGGCAAAACATCGTCTTTTCTTGGAACGCTGTTCAAATAACAAGTTGCGGCCAGTTCTGCTTTAGTGCTCGTCGCGGGGCAGAAACTGCAAACCAAACCATTACTTTTAGGAAAACTGCCCTTGGACTGCCTGCCTGCAAAGCTCTAACTGAAGGTAGGCAGATATGTGCCGTCTCTGGAATACCACAGCCtcctttgtatttattttccatgttttgcAGCAAGCAGTTTTGTGTTcgcattctttctttctccggaaagaaaggaaaggaagaaaggaacaaTGGTAAACTTTGTATCGTAACCCTTATAAATTAAAAGTCATCTTAGCTTTGTTTTATGCCATGCACAGAAATTATAAAGCAGCTGTGTCCCGCAGGCAAATCTTAGGGAACTCACACATAGTCATTTAATCTGTAGCCGCTATGGGAAGCAGATGTCAGGGAAGAAGCATGGTTTCCCTTGTAGACAGTTGGTGGTCTATAGGAGGGAGCAGTCCTTCTTACGCTGCTGGGCTGCGTCTGGTAAGGTGTCTCGTTCCCGCGACACTGGCTTGATGTGCACAGCAGAGCGCCGCCGAGGATCGTCAGAGATGCGGAGACGAAGCCAAGGTAAAGAGCTTGACCTATCTCGTACTTCATCCCGCTGGGAAGCATGGGGTTGTAGAAATCTGTAACTACATCGTTAGTGGTCCAAGAAACAGGTACCAGGCAAGCGAGACCAGCCAGGATGAAAACGATCCCCCCGGAGACCGCGATGGAGGCTTTGGCAGAAGTCCCCTTGGCACACCGCGTGCACTTCATACCGATGACAGCGATCACGCATGCCAGCGCGGAAAGGACGCAGGAAATTACCATCATGGCACGGGCAGCTTGGAGGTCACGGGGCAGTGCCAGCTGGGAGCGGTGGACTTGGCACTGGTAGATGCCGGTGCTGTGCCAGACGCACTCCATCCAAAGCCCTTTCATATAGGCCACAGCTGTTATAATATTGGTGCCTACATGTGCCGTTCGCCACCAGTGTGGCAGAATAGTAGCAATTAATGTCCCAATTAGGCCGAGCAGGCTTAGGGAGAAGCCAAGTAGCTGAACAGCCGAGCTTGCCATGTTAATGTTTGTCCTGCCTAGTTCTCTTAATAAAGCACCTCCGCTTGAATTCCTTCGGAAAACATGGGCTTTTCTTGGAAGATATGCAGCTGTTTTACTTTGACACCTCCTGCTCTCCTAATAAAAGGTaattgaggaaaaaaggagttAATTATTACCCAAATGCATTACCTCTCCAGCCAGTAAGGTGCATTCCAAGTGCAGTTAGTGCAATAATTAGCATAGTTATCGCTGTTAATCGTACTTTTGTGGAAGTAAGGGAAAAGTAAGCTTCCTTCTTCGCTTATATAAACAGTCTTCTGTTGCCCGCTGGGAAGAAAACTCAAGACAatttatgaaatggaaaaaaatattttaaatgcaaatattcctcttcccagcagactcttcaaaaaaacaaacatgattTCCTTTCTAAAGCAAAGAATTAGCTAGTGTTAACACTTGGAATGAATGAGATTTATAAAGTAGGGAACTGCACGTTGCTTTACACGATGAAAACATTCCCAGAAGGTCATAGCAGGACTAGGAAAACAATAAGGGTGTATTGGCTCAAAGTAGGGAGCAAAGAGAGTGATTTAAAACCTGTGGAAGAGGATAACAAGTATTGGATTAAAGACGCTTTCCTGACTTGCCAGTATTTCTTGAGGttgcattttaataaagcaaCTCAAAGGGGAATAATTTTCATTAGCCTCTGTGGAGTTTCAGCTTATGATTTTAGGTTGTGGGCAAAATGACAGCATGTGAAACCAGATGTACATCATGGAGCTTCTGAggagcaacaccttcacagttTGGTTGCGTATAAATTCTAGCTGAAAAACAAGGAATAGTAACTCTTCCTTCTATATAAATTGCAGATTAAATGGTCTTTTCCAATGGCTGCCTTGCAAGGTCTGTTATACATCATGCATTATGTGTGTGGGCAGAAACctgatattttaatatataaaataactgTTGCATCAAAATCCAACTTGgaattcagaaacagaaacaaatttagGCTCCAGTTCTGCAAAGACCCATGCATGTGCTGAACGCATGTTCGTAGAAGAAAGCATAAGTGTTTGCAGGACTGGGCCTTAGcaggcaaaggaaggaaaaccatCTGGCCAAAGTAATGAAGACCATTAGAACAACAAAAtaacacagaggaagaaaagtgaaagcTGGTTTACATTCCCCTTATCTCACTAACGAGGCAGGAGTGCTTGAGGTGAGCATCAGTGACGATATTTGCCTCCAGACCACGTTGCAGCATGCGCTGATCTCTGCATAACAGCAAGATGGGGTGTCTCTGCCCAAAACAACCAGAATCTGCCTTAGACGTTGTgccaaaagaaggaaaaaattgaaaagcacAGGGATTATATGGGCTAGGCGAGTCAACAATGCAGGCTCAGAGTCTTGTACTTACacatgttccttttcttttgtttggagcATGTCTGCTGTGTGCAAACGTAGGATGGGGAGAAATGCGATGTTGGACAGGATCTGTGGAGAAGAACCCAGCCCTCTgactggaagggaaaaaaaaaaccaaagactGGCTTTGTTTTAGTGTGGCTAGTTGTAGGAAGACATTTTCCTAATGTTAGGGCCTTCTGGCCTTTCAGCCCCTCTGTACATAATGCTTAAATGAAAATACCTGGATTTATGTGGTTGCTGAAGCAGTTCACCTAATTTGCAAATTGTGAGACAAATACAGAGCGGTTTACATCATAAATCATTGTTCCAGGTGGGTACCATAGGATCTCTCTCCATTCTGCCAGGGAAGACCAAGTTGCaggtttctttctctctttgtaCCAGCTATCACAGAGTATTGCGATATGACAGGACACAGGTTAGGGccaagcacagcacagaggaGCACAGCAAAAGTAAGCAAATAGTTATCTCCAGCAGTACTGAACATTTGATTTCTATTCACACCACATGCTGGATAAGAGCTCTAGAAGTCTTCAACATGTGTTTGCCTTCCAGATTATTTGGGTTTGGCTCATATAATAAGCATAAGGAAAATTAAgcagtattttccctttttacattACTGTTTCCTGTGAGGCATATTGTTGTTGTATTTAAGCATGCCACATACCTTAGAGAAATTATCCTGGTAATACACCTCCAGGATCAGGAAGATCTGGACATGGCTTTGGGACACAGCAGGAGGAC of the Grus americana isolate bGruAme1 chromosome 1, bGruAme1.mat, whole genome shotgun sequence genome contains:
- the CLDN14 gene encoding claudin-14 produces the protein MASSAVQLLGFSLSLLGLIGTLIATILPHWWRTAHVGTNIITAVAYMKGLWMECVWHSTGIYQCQVHRSQLALPRDLQAARAMMVISCVLSALACVIAVIGMKCTRCAKGTSAKASIAVSGGIVFILAGLACLVPVSWTTNDVVTDFYNPMLPSGMKYEIGQALYLGFVSASLTILGGALLCTSSQCRGNETPYQTQPSSVRRTAPSYRPPTVYKGNHASSLTSASHSGYRLNDYV